The Natronoarchaeum mannanilyticum genome includes the window CACGTCGACGCTCACGTCGCCCTCGGCGTCGACGTCGACCTGCGCGGTCGGGCCGATCCCGACGCCGGCCTCGGCGCCGACGATCGAGCGGGCGTACGCGGAGACGTTCTCGCCGCCGACGGCGGCGGCGCGCTGGCGCAGCGTCGCGATGGCGTCGAGGTCGACGCCGCTACGGTCGAGCGCGGTCTGGGGGAGCCCGCGGGCGACCGTCTCGCTGCTGGCGGCCAGCCGCGTCGCGGTCTTCTTCTCGGCCGCGACGACGGCCATCTCCGCGCGGAACTCGCCTTCGGTCATCGAGCCGTTCTCGTGGGCCTGCTCGAGCCGTTCCTCGCGCTGTTCGAGCTCCTCGATCCGCTGCTCGACGTCGGCGAGCTGGCCGGCGACCACGTCGCTCCGGGCGTTCGCGCTCGCGTTCTGGGCGATGCGCACGCCGAACGCGCGCTCTTCGATCTCGCCCTCGAACTCGGCCTCGGTGACGCCGACGACGCCGGCCATCTGCTCGCCGGGAGCCACACTACTGTTCGCGCTCGCGTTCGCGTTTGCCTGTGCGCCTGCGGTCGCGTCTGCCTGAGCGGGGGCCTGCCCTGCCGCGCCCACGGGAACCGCGACCGTGGCCGTGATCAGGGCGACCAGCACCATCAGGGTCGTTGTGCGTCTCATCGCATCCCCTCCTTGTTGCCGGTTGATAATATAAAGGGCAGTCGCTGGCCCCGAATCAACGTCCGTCTCGCCGAATTAACGCGGATTAAAAACCGCTCACGTCGTGCGATTCGGTCGAATCTACTCGGATGTCTTCGCTGAACCGTCGAAGGATTCATATATGGTCTTCCTCCTCGTCGTCGTCCGGGAGCTTCAGCACGTTCTCGCGACCGAGGCGGAACGTCTCGAGCGCGCCCGACTCGCGCATCTCGCCGACGACCTGGCTGGTCTTGGCCTCCGTCCAGCCCGTCTCCTCGACGAGTTCCTGCTGGCGCATCCGGCCGCCGTTGTCCGCCAGCACCTGCTGGACGCGCTCCTCGTTGCTCAGCAGTTCCGACGGCGGCCCGTCGCCCGCGGCGTCTTCGGCGTCGTCGTCCGTATCGTCCTCCTCGTCGTCCGCGCCGGCGGCGTCATCGACGTCCGAACCGGCGTCATCGTCGACCGTCCTGTCGTCCTCGACGTTGGCGGAGTTCGGATCGCGCGACGCCGCTACACCGCCCGCCCCAGCGGCTTCGTCGGCGTCGTCCCCGTTTCGCCGCAGGAACGCCAGGCCGCCGCCGGCCAGCGCGAGGAGCGCGAGCGCGGCGCCGATCCACAGCAGCGGCGATCCGCCGTCGTCGGTCCCGCCGGATGGGCCGTCGCCGCCGTCGTCGCTACCGCCGTCGTTGTCGCCACCACTGCCACTGGTTCCGTCGCCCGCCTCGACGACGACGCGGGGCTCGCCGGTGACGAAGTCGGTCTGGCTGCCGCGCCAGAGCACCGCGTCGTCCCGCTGCTCGTCGGCGTCGGGGGTCGCCGAGACGAGCCGGTACTCGCCGGGCCATCCGACGACGAGGCGCGTCTGGTCGTTCAGGTAGAATCCTTCGATCGCGTCGCCGATCCGCAGCCGATCGCCGTCGACGGCCGCGAAGCCGCGCCACTCGAACGTGTACGTCAGGACGCCGTACTCCTGGGGAATCGTCTCCTTGGTCGCGCTGACGCCGAACTCGCCGGCGCTCATCTCGCGGCCGGTGGCGTTCTCGGCGCTCGCGACGGTTCGGTTCGTCCGGTTGGCGAATCTGGCGGTGTACTCGTCGGGGTTGGCCGCGACGTCGGCCTGGAGCTGTTCGAACGCCTCGGTCTCGTTGTCGTCGTTCAGCTCCGTCCAGTACTCGATCCGCCAGCGCGCCGATCCGTCGGCGTCGACCGAGATGGTCAGGCGCACGCTGTCGGGATCGATCTCCTGCTGGTACGCCGCTCCGATCGGCGGTCCGTCGGCCTGCGCCGCCGCGGACGCGGCGTCGAGTTCCGTCGTCGCCGCTCCGCCGTCCGCGACGCCGTCGGCCGTCGCGATCCCCACTCCGGCGACCGCGAGCAGGAGCGCCAGCGCGACGGTGGTCCCGGTCGCGACGCCGCGCAGACGCTCGGCCGTGCGGTCGCCCTCCGCTGTCGACTCCATGTTCGACGGTCACTGCTCACCGGGCCCCATAAAACGTTCCGAGACGGGACCGGACACTACGGAAGCCGACAGGTTCGCTGGCGAAGGTGTTGCGGCGTGATCCGCTGCTGGACGTCTGTCGTCGCGAAAACGAGGTCAGAGGGAGGCGTTTGTCGACTACTGGGGTTCGGGGTCGAACAGCTCGGGTCGCTCTTCGCCCGTGGCGTTGACCGTCGCCATGCAGCCCTTCCGGGCGACCCGGCTGAGCGCGTGGTCGACCAGCTTCACCGCGCCGGGGACCGGGAAGTCCATCGTCGCGACCGCACAGCTACCGGGCGCGACCGGCTTGGTCTGGACGTTGCGCTCCGGATCGGAGCTGAGCGCGCCCTCCGCCCAGATGTCGCTCCACACGTTCCCGATCGGGTGGAAGCTGCTGGTGAGGTTCGGCCCGCCGGTGACCATGAACACCCTGGCGGTCTGGCCCGTCTCGACCTCGGCGGCGTGGCCGTACCCGTCGGGGGTCATCGCGTACGCCTCGCCGTTCATCACGACGTAGGTCGGCTCCTCGGCCGCCATGGACTCCATGTCGAACTTGTGGTGGCCCTCGGCGCCCGTTTCTTTGTTGGTGTACAGCTCGTGCTGGCCGATGTACAGCTCCTGGTCGACCTCGGGGAGCCCCTCCTTCGGTTCGACGAGGATCATGCCGAACATACCCGCGCTGATGTGCATGTCCATGTTCGGCACGGCGCAGTGGTAGATGAACGCGCCGGGGTACTGGGCCTCGAACTTCAGGTGGGCCGTCTCGCCCGGGGAGGTCATCGTCGCCTCGGCGCCGCCGCCCGGCCCGTAGCACGCGTGGAAGTCGACGTTGTGGGGCAGGTCGTTCCCCTCGGGGTTCTCGAAGGTCACGTTGAGCGTATCGCCCTGGCGGACCCGGATGAACGGCCCCGGAACCTGCCCGTTGTAGGTCATGTACGTGAACGTGACGCCGTCCTCGACCTCGGCGGTCACCTCCTCGGGACGGAGCGTCACGTCGACCTCGGCGGGCTCGTCCCGGTCGATCGGATCCGGGATGTCGGTCGGCTCCGCCGCGACGCGGTCGACGTCCAGCGTCGGCTCGGTCTGCTGGGGCTGGGGCTCCGTTTCGTTGGTCGGTTCCTCTGCGCTCGGCGCCTCGCCCGTACAGCCCGCCAGCGCGAGACCGGACATCGCGCCGGCGCCCTGGAGCACGCGTCGTCGGTTGGTGTCGAACATTGGTGGGTCCTCCTACATGCACAGATTGGCGGTAGACCACCTTCAAGCGGGCAAATGATTCCCATTCGGCTGGCACGCCCGCGAATATGTTCACACCCGTTTCCAGATCGTGAGAACGGGCTGACGGCCGTCAAAATAGTCCCGTCGAATGGTGGGTCGGAGACCAAAGTGGCGGCAAAATCGGATGAAAACAGGACGACGGCGACCGACGGCGTCCGGCGGCGACCGACCGGTCAGTCGTCGCTCTCGACCATCACGCGGTCGGAGACCGCCTGCTCGCTGGGATCGGTGCTACTGCCCCGCACCGCCCGGAGCTTCCCGACGACGTCCCAGCAGAAGATCGCCGTCCCGACGATGATCAGGGTGTCGCCGGGCATCCGCGCCCAGAACAGCGCCTGGACGAGCGGGCGCTCGTAGAACGCCAGGCTGCGGGCGACGGCGTAGCTCTCGGTGAACGCGGCCTCCAGCTGGAGGAAACCGACCGGCAGCACCGAGACGAACACCATCAGCGCCAGCCCGACGTTCCAGCACCAGAACGCCGCCCGGAGCTTGCGCTCGGACCACGTCGCGCTCTCGGTGGTGATCCGGAGCATGTACGTCGCCATGCCCAGCGCCAGGAAGCCGAAGGCGCCGAACATCGCGGCGTGGGCGTGGCCCACCGTGAGGTAGGTGCCGTGCTCGTAGTAGTTGATCAGCGGGAGATTGATGAAAAAGCCGAGCACGCCGGCGCCCACGAAGTTCCAGAACCCGCTGGCGATGATGAACATGAACGGCAGCTTGTAGGGGAACGTCTCGCCGGAGTCCGCCAGCGCGCGGTACTCGCCGATCGCCTCGAACAGGATGAAGATCAGCGGGATCAGCTCCAGCGTGGAGAACACCGACCCGAGCGGGATCCACACGTCGGGCTGGCCGATCCACCAGTAGTGGTGCGAGACGCCGATGACGCCGCTACCCATCACCAAAAGCGCCTCGAGGCCGACGGCCTTCTCCGCGGAGGCCTTCGAGAGCAGGTTCATCGACACCAGCGTCAGCCCGACGATGGCGACGATGAAGAACTCGAAGGCGCCCTCGACCCACATGTGGACGACCCACCAGCGCCAGAACTCGGTGGTGACGATGTTGGTGTCGGGGGTGTAGAACATCCCCGCCATGAACAGCAGGCCGATCGAGCCGCCCGCGTACAGGATCATGTGCGCGAGGCCGAAGCGGGGCTCGCGGTCCAGCAGCGGCTTGAACGCGCGGGCGACCAGCACCGCCCAGAGGGCGAAGCCGACCAGCAGGCCGATCTGCCAGACGCGGCCGACTTCGAGGTACTCCAGCCCCTCGTTGCCGAGCAGCCACCACAGCTCGCCCGGCAGGTAGCCGTTGGCGCCCAGCCAGATGCCGCTCATGCCGCCGACGGTGACGACGACG containing:
- a CDS encoding DUF7345 domain-containing protein, which gives rise to MESTAEGDRTAERLRGVATGTTVALALLLAVAGVGIATADGVADGGAATTELDAASAAAQADGPPIGAAYQQEIDPDSVRLTISVDADGSARWRIEYWTELNDDNETEAFEQLQADVAANPDEYTARFANRTNRTVASAENATGREMSAGEFGVSATKETIPQEYGVLTYTFEWRGFAAVDGDRLRIGDAIEGFYLNDQTRLVVGWPGEYRLVSATPDADEQRDDAVLWRGSQTDFVTGEPRVVVEAGDGTSGSGGDNDGGSDDGGDGPSGGTDDGGSPLLWIGAALALLALAGGGLAFLRRNGDDADEAAGAGGVAASRDPNSANVEDDRTVDDDAGSDVDDAAGADDEEDDTDDDAEDAAGDGPPSELLSNEERVQQVLADNGGRMRQQELVEETGWTEAKTSQVVGEMRESGALETFRLGRENVLKLPDDDEEEDHI
- the nirK gene encoding copper-containing nitrite reductase; this translates as MFDTNRRRVLQGAGAMSGLALAGCTGEAPSAEEPTNETEPQPQQTEPTLDVDRVAAEPTDIPDPIDRDEPAEVDVTLRPEEVTAEVEDGVTFTYMTYNGQVPGPFIRVRQGDTLNVTFENPEGNDLPHNVDFHACYGPGGGAEATMTSPGETAHLKFEAQYPGAFIYHCAVPNMDMHISAGMFGMILVEPKEGLPEVDQELYIGQHELYTNKETGAEGHHKFDMESMAAEEPTYVVMNGEAYAMTPDGYGHAAEVETGQTARVFMVTGGPNLTSSFHPIGNVWSDIWAEGALSSDPERNVQTKPVAPGSCAVATMDFPVPGAVKLVDHALSRVARKGCMATVNATGEERPELFDPEPQ
- a CDS encoding nitric-oxide reductase large subunit, with translation MRVTRQTLAKALVVVFVFNLVVMGAGAALAYQQEPPIPDTVVGPDGQTIVTDQQVQDGKKSFQSNGLMNHGSILGNGAYYGEDYTADALELKTQYMKEYYAQERHGAEYEALDTGERASIDATVKEELDVEGSEGPIQYSEAELYAHEQVREEYVERYHDGEAERGIPEGMIESEEEASEFADFAMWTAWISHADRPGTDHSYTNEWPYVPGAGNTPGGAAMTWSVISMVLLVAGAGAGVYLYRAVELPEPSTEGIDVPHPDEIDLTPSQIAALGFVAVSALLFLAQVLLGGLLAHFYIERDAFFGLGELLGFDILQWLPFAIAKTWHIDLGVLWIAALWLGAGLFLGPLLTGREPKNQKKYVYGLLTAVVVVTVGGMSGIWLGANGYLPGELWWLLGNEGLEYLEVGRVWQIGLLVGFALWAVLVARAFKPLLDREPRFGLAHMILYAGGSIGLLFMAGMFYTPDTNIVTTEFWRWWVVHMWVEGAFEFFIVAIVGLTLVSMNLLSKASAEKAVGLEALLVMGSGVIGVSHHYWWIGQPDVWIPLGSVFSTLELIPLIFILFEAIGEYRALADSGETFPYKLPFMFIIASGFWNFVGAGVLGFFINLPLINYYEHGTYLTVGHAHAAMFGAFGFLALGMATYMLRITTESATWSERKLRAAFWCWNVGLALMVFVSVLPVGFLQLEAAFTESYAVARSLAFYERPLVQALFWARMPGDTLIIVGTAIFCWDVVGKLRAVRGSSTDPSEQAVSDRVMVESDD